In the genome of Thiorhodovibrio winogradskyi, the window GGGACAGCTCGATCTGGCCTATGCCTATTACAAGCACGAGGAACCTGAAGCGGCCATCGCGGCGGCGGATCGCTTCATTAAGCTCTATCCGCAAAATCCCTTTGTTGATTATGCCTATTATCTGAAAGGCATCGTCAACTATAACCGCAGCGTCGGCTTTATTGATCGCTTTATCCCCACCGATGCCTCGCAACGTGATCCTGGTTCAGCACTCGATGCCTTTCAGGACTTTAGCGAGCTGGTGCGCTTGTTTCCCGATAGCAAGTATTCCGCCGATGCCCGCCAGCGCATGCTCTACTTGCGTAATAACCTGGCCAAGAACGAGGTACATGTCGCGCGCTACTACATGAAGCGCGGGGCCTATTTGGCGGCGGCCAATCGCGCGCAGTATGTGGTGGAACGCTATCAGCGAACCTCCGCGGTGGAGGATGCACTGGAATTGTTGGTCGAGGCCTATCGCAGACTCGGAGAGCAGCAACTCGCGACCGACGCCGAGCGGGTGTTGGTCATGAACCGCGAGGCTGGGCGTTTTATCAGCGATGAGCCGCGCCCGCAAGACATCAGCCTTGGGCGCAAGGTATGGGACTATTTTGGGCTTGATCAGAACTGATGGCCTGCCAGAACGGATTCTGAATACATCTTTCGAGCAACAGGTTCTGGAGACGAATTTTGGGAGCGGCTTAACACCACCCAGGCCGAACCCCTTTCAGGCGATCAGGATCCCTATCAGGCAGTCCATCAGGCGCCTCCCGGCTAAATCGCCGCTTCGTCTTCCTCGCCAGTACGGATACGCACCACGCGCGAGACATCGGTGACGAAAATCTTGCCGTCGCCTATCTTGCCTGTGCGCGCGGCTCGGGTAATGGCCTCGACACAGGACTCGAGTTGCTCGTCGGCCACGACCAGCTCAATTTTCACCTTGGGCAGAAAATCCACCACGTATTCGGCACCGCGGTAGAGTTCGGTATGGCCCTTTTGGCGCCCGAAGCCCTTGACCTCAATCGCG includes:
- the glnB gene encoding nitrogen regulatory protein P-II, which codes for MKKVEAIIKPFKLDDVREALSAAGITGMTAIEVKGFGRQKGHTELYRGAEYVVDFLPKVKIELVVADEQLESCVEAITRAARTGKIGDGKIFVTDVSRVVRIRTGEEDEAAI
- a CDS encoding outer membrane protein assembly factor BamD, with amino-acid sequence MRSKFFAFILFATLLPALMTGCGILNKEFDQTQDWNASKLYTEAADQLSAANYQRAIDYYEKLEARYPFGRYAMQGQLDLAYAYYKHEEPEAAIAAADRFIKLYPQNPFVDYAYYLKGIVNYNRSVGFIDRFIPTDASQRDPGSALDAFQDFSELVRLFPDSKYSADARQRMLYLRNNLAKNEVHVARYYMKRGAYLAAANRAQYVVERYQRTSAVEDALELLVEAYRRLGEQQLATDAERVLVMNREAGRFISDEPRPQDISLGRKVWDYFGLDQN